In Desulfuromonas sp., a genomic segment contains:
- a CDS encoding sugar phosphate isomerase/epimerase, with product MKLILSAGSLYTLPMHHVFELARRTGFDGMEVIINQDFQYGRNLDLLNELKQIMPITSLHAPFIILDNWGNKVDQLRKTADLAIEADIPLVTFHPPSWAAMEWRFLRFMRSVDDFQEEIGQNLVTITIENMPHTGPLKTSTYMMNNTRNLIDFMQQHNLFLTFDTAHMGTANTNFLIDFHQFYDSGMMRHIHFSDYTNGREHLLPGHGSLPLTRFLNHLRETDYDRTITLELSPQEFPEEEELILDVLGEVHDYLCRETRKAEGREECKVIQMYQV from the coding sequence ATGAAGCTCATTCTTTCCGCCGGATCGCTTTACACCTTGCCGATGCACCATGTTTTCGAACTGGCCCGGCGAACCGGCTTTGACGGAATGGAAGTCATTATCAACCAGGATTTTCAGTACGGCCGCAACCTCGACCTGCTCAATGAACTGAAGCAGATAATGCCGATCACCTCCCTGCACGCCCCGTTCATCATCCTCGACAACTGGGGAAACAAGGTTGACCAGCTGCGCAAAACAGCCGATCTTGCCATCGAGGCCGACATCCCGTTAGTTACATTCCACCCCCCTTCCTGGGCGGCCATGGAATGGAGATTTCTCCGTTTTATGCGTTCGGTTGATGATTTCCAGGAAGAGATCGGCCAGAACCTCGTGACGATTACAATCGAGAACATGCCACACACCGGACCGCTCAAAACAAGTACCTACATGATGAACAATACGCGAAACCTGATTGACTTCATGCAGCAGCACAACCTGTTCCTGACATTCGACACGGCTCACATGGGGACAGCCAACACAAATTTCCTGATCGACTTTCACCAATTTTACGATTCCGGAATGATGCGGCACATTCACTTTTCCGATTACACAAACGGCCGGGAACATCTTTTGCCGGGACACGGTTCATTACCGCTGACCCGGTTTCTGAATCACCTGCGGGAAACCGATTATGACCGGACCATTACTCTCGAATTATCCCCACAGGAATTCCCGGAGGAAGAAGAACTGATTCTTGATGTTCTGGGCGAGGTCCACGATTATTTATGCCGTGAAACGAGAAAAGCGGAAGGGCGCGAAGAGTGCAAGGTCATCCAGATGTATCAGGTGTAG
- a CDS encoding universal stress protein → MLNLSKKIVVAIDGSPQSDKAAEEAVRMATISRGRVKSRIYAVLVLPKSDAPAVDSLAVPDDRMVSDHESIRKQMFYVIEKAAREAEIGFESVIAYGDPAEEIIRVAEERECDVIVIGSSGKGRVKRALQGSVSIDVALHAHVSVYVVR, encoded by the coding sequence ATGCTGAATCTGAGTAAAAAAATTGTTGTTGCAATCGATGGTTCTCCCCAATCCGACAAGGCGGCTGAAGAAGCGGTGCGGATGGCCACCATTTCGCGCGGGAGGGTCAAGAGCCGCATCTATGCCGTCCTGGTGTTGCCGAAATCGGATGCTCCGGCGGTCGATTCTCTTGCTGTTCCGGATGACCGCATGGTCTCCGATCATGAGTCTATTCGCAAGCAGATGTTCTATGTCATTGAAAAGGCGGCTCGAGAGGCGGAAATCGGATTTGAGAGTGTTATTGCCTATGGCGATCCGGCTGAAGAGATTATCAGGGTTGCCGAAGAAAGAGAATGTGATGTGATTGTGATCGGCTCATCCGGAAAAGGGCGGGTCAAAAGAGCTTTGCAGGGCTCAGTTTCGATTGATGTTGCATTGCACGCTCATGTTTCGGTATACGTTGTACGCTGA
- a CDS encoding IclR family transcriptional regulator translates to MARKEKSEYIIQAVSHALDLLEQFHDDVDELGVTELSKRLKLHKNNVFRLLATLESRGYIEQNRATENYRLGLKSLELGQTFIKQMGLLRQAKPILEKLVEDCNETSYVSIFKETHSVYLDVIETDLTVRVVSRVGSRLPAYCTASGKMHLSHLSEEELLEIFPDEEMKSFTPNTLAKRSDLFAELEKIAAQGYAIDNEELDPGVRCIAAPIRDYTRRIVGAISISGPSMRLTDERIENELIPLAVKSSEELSTRLGFHK, encoded by the coding sequence ATGGCCAGAAAAGAAAAATCGGAATATATCATTCAGGCAGTTTCCCATGCTCTCGATCTTCTCGAACAGTTCCACGACGATGTTGACGAACTCGGCGTCACCGAACTGAGTAAAAGGTTGAAACTGCACAAGAACAACGTCTTTCGCCTTCTGGCAACGCTTGAATCGCGCGGTTATATCGAACAGAACCGGGCAACCGAGAACTACCGTCTCGGCCTCAAGTCCCTTGAACTCGGCCAGACCTTTATCAAGCAGATGGGCTTGCTCCGGCAAGCCAAGCCGATTCTCGAGAAACTGGTCGAGGATTGCAACGAGACCTCCTATGTCTCGATTTTCAAGGAAACGCATAGCGTTTACCTGGACGTTATCGAAACAGATCTGACGGTTCGGGTCGTCTCCCGGGTCGGCTCTCGGTTGCCAGCCTACTGCACCGCCTCTGGGAAAATGCACCTTTCACATTTATCGGAAGAGGAATTGCTGGAAATATTCCCTGACGAGGAGATGAAGTCATTTACACCGAACACCCTCGCCAAACGTTCCGATCTCTTTGCCGAGCTGGAAAAAATTGCCGCGCAGGGTTACGCCATCGACAACGAAGAACTCGATCCGGGTGTCCGTTGTATCGCTGCTCCGATTCGCGACTACACGCGCCGGATTGTCGGCGCGATCAGTATCTCCGGCCCTTCGATGCGCCTGACCGACGAACGGATTGAAAATGAGCTCATCCCTCTCGCTGTCAAATCGAGCGAGGAGCTTTCAACCCGCCTCGGCTTCCACAAGTAG
- a CDS encoding carboxylesterase — protein sequence MSEPNIEPLTICADDKRVNLPENMPFRISGSAGNRVGILLVHGFTGSPWEMRAIGRDLAGSVEQVLAIRLPGHGTTAEDLSARTYNEWLSAVEEGYRKLALSCDHVIGIGLSTGALLLLLSAESCPYSGLVLLSPYIRLRQFLARNVGLLKYVFKYNRRPIEAEYSPYYYRDRPLAGVHQINRLIKRVKKVLKRIKMPVLIASAAGDITVDAGSAITIYNRTGSHRKEYYRFGKEVPHVLTTPQNPRLDVILEITRRYVTALTPERAGSTPDKAA from the coding sequence ATGAGTGAACCGAACATTGAACCGTTAACAATATGTGCCGACGATAAGCGGGTCAACCTGCCGGAGAACATGCCTTTCCGCATATCCGGCTCGGCCGGAAACCGGGTCGGCATCCTGCTGGTTCACGGTTTTACAGGCTCGCCCTGGGAAATGCGGGCAATCGGCCGTGACCTTGCCGGCTCAGTCGAGCAGGTACTGGCAATCCGCCTGCCTGGGCACGGAACAACAGCCGAAGATCTGTCTGCCCGAACATACAATGAGTGGCTGTCAGCGGTCGAGGAAGGTTACCGGAAACTTGCCTTATCCTGCGATCACGTTATTGGTATCGGGCTCAGCACCGGCGCCCTGCTGCTTTTGTTGTCTGCAGAATCATGCCCTTACAGCGGACTGGTTCTGTTGTCACCCTACATCCGGCTGCGCCAGTTTCTGGCGCGTAATGTCGGGCTGCTGAAGTACGTATTCAAATACAACCGCCGGCCGATAGAAGCTGAATACTCACCCTATTACTATCGGGACCGCCCTCTTGCCGGAGTGCACCAGATCAACCGCCTGATTAAACGGGTCAAAAAAGTTCTCAAGCGGATTAAGATGCCGGTTTTAATCGCCTCGGCCGCCGGCGACATCACGGTTGACGCCGGCAGTGCCATAACGATTTACAACCGGACCGGGAGCCACAGAAAGGAATACTACAGGTTTGGCAAAGAAGTGCCACATGTCCTGACGACGCCGCAGAATCCGCGGCTGGATGTTATACTGGAGATAACGAGACGGTACGTAACGGCCCTTACTCCGGAGCGCGCCGGGTCAACTCCCGATAAAGCCGCCTGA
- a CDS encoding dephospho-CoA kinase, translating to MVLGVTGGIATGKSSVTEMLVKLGAVSVSADDIAREAVAPGTAVLQQLCAYFGESILNADGTLNRDALAGIVFFDPAARAMLNRITHPAIGRLAEQKLSHLQAAADYPLIVYEAPLLFEAGAESRVDQVLVVTVEPEIQLQRLIARDGIDHAEATARVAAQMPLTEKIRRADYLINNSGSLVETEAQVRRLYRELTRRAPE from the coding sequence ATGGTTCTTGGTGTCACCGGTGGTATCGCCACCGGTAAAAGTTCCGTAACTGAAATGCTGGTCAAGCTCGGTGCCGTATCTGTCAGTGCAGATGATATTGCGCGTGAAGCGGTTGCCCCCGGCACCGCGGTTCTGCAGCAACTGTGCGCTTATTTCGGTGAATCGATCCTTAATGCCGACGGGACGCTCAATCGGGATGCCCTCGCTGGTATCGTTTTTTTCGATCCGGCGGCCCGTGCGATGTTGAACCGAATTACCCACCCGGCTATCGGGCGGTTGGCTGAACAAAAGCTTTCACATCTGCAGGCGGCGGCCGATTATCCATTGATCGTTTATGAAGCGCCGCTCCTTTTTGAAGCCGGCGCTGAATCACGGGTCGATCAGGTCCTGGTCGTAACCGTTGAACCGGAAATTCAGCTGCAGCGCCTGATCGCGCGTGACGGAATCGATCATGCCGAGGCGACAGCCCGTGTTGCTGCCCAGATGCCGTTAACCGAAAAGATACGCCGGGCCGATTACCTCATAAACAATTCCGGCTCGTTGGTCGAAACAGAAGCGCAGGTCAGGCGGCTTTATCGGGAGTTGACCCGGCGCGCTCCGGAGTAA
- a CDS encoding long-chain fatty acid--CoA ligase — MTRLPPDTDSLTAFHFKYSLSSLVSHPSEDTESEVNMSDTLIRMILRQAERYGSRPALQEKVDGHYKDISWQQMADQSRISARALLSMGLERGDRVAIMAPNSPDWVYADLAALSCGAISVPVYHTEGLSTLKHIINDSGSRFLFLASPFLTTELAEQWEDFAPLEKVILFEGETEHDNFMSLESFRQQADSVTDSRVDQLVDAGKGEDLATLVYTSGTTGTPKGAMLTHNNILSNIEACSQLYDIYDSDTCLSFLPLSHIFERMAGYYFMLSKGVTIAYAENIDSVPLNLTEVRPQIVISVPRLYEKMFARVMERVLAGPWVRKQLFFAALKIGRAHVNRLLSGQTDPLPLRIGIAAAGKLVFSKLHERLGGNLRFFISGGAPLVRNVAEFFLAAGIPIYEGYGLTETSPVLAANKPDGIRLGTVGKPLPNTEIKIADDGEILVSGPGIFQGYWQNDEKTGEVLTDGWFHTGDIGEIDDDGFLKITDRKKDLIVTAGGKNIAPQYLENLFKTDKYLANAMIYGDDKPYLTALLVPNFDNIEKYADYKKIDYLNHCDLVNHPRVLDLIRRRVDKIQDELPSYNRIKRFTLINRDFSSDEGEVTPTLKVRRREVSNNFKKVLEGMYVAEGHGKHDAGFCVIENSESEDK, encoded by the coding sequence ATGACGCGTCTTCCTCCGGATACGGATTCATTGACAGCGTTTCATTTTAAGTATTCGCTGTCAAGTCTGGTGAGCCATCCATCGGAAGATACGGAAAGTGAGGTTAACATGAGCGATACTCTTATCCGCATGATCCTGCGCCAGGCCGAACGTTACGGTTCACGGCCGGCGCTCCAGGAGAAAGTTGACGGCCATTACAAGGATATAAGCTGGCAACAGATGGCCGACCAGTCCAGGATATCGGCCCGGGCCCTGCTTTCCATGGGGCTTGAGCGCGGCGACCGCGTCGCCATCATGGCCCCCAATTCTCCCGATTGGGTCTACGCCGACCTGGCTGCTCTGAGCTGCGGTGCCATCAGCGTCCCGGTCTATCACACCGAGGGTTTGTCGACCCTTAAACATATCATCAATGACTCCGGCAGCCGTTTTCTGTTTCTCGCTTCACCGTTTCTGACCACGGAACTCGCCGAACAGTGGGAAGATTTTGCGCCGCTGGAAAAAGTCATTCTTTTTGAAGGAGAGACCGAACACGACAACTTCATGTCGCTTGAATCGTTCCGCCAGCAGGCCGATTCTGTTACCGACAGCCGGGTCGATCAACTGGTCGACGCCGGCAAAGGTGAAGATCTCGCCACCCTGGTCTACACCTCCGGGACAACCGGCACACCAAAAGGAGCGATGTTGACGCATAACAACATCCTCTCCAATATCGAAGCCTGCAGTCAACTTTACGATATTTACGATTCCGACACCTGCCTCTCCTTTCTGCCGTTGTCACACATCTTCGAAAGAATGGCGGGATACTACTTCATGCTGAGCAAAGGGGTGACCATTGCTTACGCCGAAAACATCGATTCGGTGCCGCTCAACCTGACCGAGGTCCGGCCGCAGATTGTCATCAGCGTTCCGCGTCTCTATGAAAAAATGTTTGCCCGGGTCATGGAACGGGTTCTGGCCGGCCCCTGGGTGCGCAAGCAACTCTTTTTTGCGGCCCTGAAGATAGGTCGCGCTCACGTTAACCGGCTACTGTCCGGGCAGACCGATCCCCTACCGCTGCGGATCGGCATTGCCGCTGCCGGCAAGCTGGTGTTTTCCAAGCTGCATGAACGGCTCGGCGGAAATCTCCGTTTCTTTATCTCCGGTGGCGCTCCACTGGTCAGGAATGTCGCCGAATTCTTCCTTGCCGCCGGCATCCCGATCTACGAGGGATACGGTCTTACCGAAACATCGCCGGTGCTCGCCGCCAACAAACCGGACGGCATCCGCCTCGGTACGGTCGGCAAACCTCTCCCCAACACTGAGATAAAAATCGCCGATGATGGCGAGATTCTTGTTTCCGGCCCCGGTATCTTCCAGGGTTATTGGCAGAACGATGAAAAGACAGGCGAGGTTTTGACGGATGGCTGGTTCCATACCGGGGATATCGGCGAAATAGACGACGATGGATTCCTCAAGATCACCGATCGCAAGAAAGACCTGATCGTCACCGCCGGCGGCAAGAACATTGCCCCACAGTATCTCGAAAACCTGTTCAAGACTGACAAGTACCTGGCCAACGCGATGATCTACGGCGATGACAAGCCGTACCTGACAGCCCTGCTCGTACCGAACTTCGACAACATTGAAAAATACGCCGATTACAAGAAGATTGACTACCTTAACCATTGCGATCTCGTCAATCACCCCCGGGTGCTGGACCTGATCCGCCGCCGTGTCGATAAAATCCAGGATGAACTCCCCTCGTACAACCGGATCAAGCGTTTCACCCTGATCAACCGGGATTTCAGTTCAGATGAGGGCGAGGTAACGCCAACGCTCAAGGTCCGAAGACGTGAAGTTTCGAATAACTTCAAAAAAGTACTTGAAGGTATGTACGTGGCCGAAGGGCACGGTAAACACGATGCCGGATTCTGCGTTATTGAAAATAGCGAAAGCGAAGACAAGTAG
- a CDS encoding phosphohydrolase gives MSYEHHQTLIQGLAGALKGLRLYPIQHPAIEQRTRDLQNAFTQLFSHQEVIRMGLLEGTLFVEDSLFPDDNPAAIEMTGILDNLEIEGLEFFSGLGKDEIEHFLEIISKPPGKGDDFISFMLENGPEHIKVASVETVDDAKESDSPRKVYGKALKVINTIFDDVRMGRIPSSDEAVGVVKNMARLTLEDPHALFALSLLKDYDNYTFTHSVNVSVLALSVGRACACSEEELRLLGLGGLLHDIGKLKIDVKIINKPGKLNDEEFKTIKTHPTLGMAIVKEMEGTTQEVIDIVHCHHLRYDRNGYPEDARGKKISRLVDMSAIADTYDAMTTMRSYQNPMTPRKAIEVIEGLAGSTLNPQFVERFSYSLGTYPVGTLVRLDTNEIGLVMEVGKKNPDDVFLKILFGKVGEKLPDPYMLELSGSDVIRITGEVDPFIKGIEVTDYFTK, from the coding sequence ATGAGCTACGAACACCACCAGACACTGATCCAGGGGCTGGCCGGTGCCCTCAAGGGGTTGCGCCTCTACCCGATACAGCATCCTGCAATCGAACAGCGGACGCGTGACCTGCAAAACGCTTTCACCCAGTTGTTCAGCCACCAGGAAGTCATCCGTATGGGCCTGCTTGAAGGGACCCTTTTCGTCGAAGACTCTCTTTTCCCTGACGATAACCCGGCAGCAATCGAAATGACCGGCATTCTCGATAACCTCGAAATCGAGGGGCTCGAGTTCTTCTCCGGGCTCGGCAAAGACGAGATCGAGCATTTCCTTGAAATCATCAGCAAACCACCCGGCAAAGGTGATGACTTCATAAGCTTCATGCTTGAGAACGGCCCTGAGCATATCAAGGTCGCATCGGTTGAAACCGTCGATGATGCCAAAGAATCAGATTCACCGCGCAAGGTTTACGGCAAGGCACTCAAGGTCATCAATACTATCTTTGATGATGTCAGGATGGGGCGCATCCCCTCCTCAGACGAAGCTGTCGGCGTCGTCAAGAATATGGCCCGACTGACCCTCGAAGATCCGCACGCCCTGTTTGCGCTTTCCCTGCTTAAAGATTACGACAACTATACCTTTACCCATTCGGTCAATGTTTCGGTGCTCGCACTCTCGGTCGGTCGTGCCTGCGCCTGTTCAGAGGAAGAACTTCGCCTGCTCGGCCTCGGCGGACTGCTACACGACATCGGCAAACTGAAGATTGACGTCAAGATTATCAACAAGCCCGGCAAGCTGAATGATGAAGAGTTTAAAACGATCAAGACCCATCCGACCCTCGGCATGGCTATCGTCAAGGAGATGGAAGGGACAACGCAGGAGGTTATCGACATCGTTCATTGCCATCATCTCCGCTACGATCGTAATGGCTACCCCGAAGATGCCCGTGGAAAAAAGATTTCGCGCCTCGTTGACATGTCGGCGATCGCCGACACCTACGACGCCATGACCACAATGCGCTCCTACCAGAACCCGATGACGCCGCGTAAAGCAATCGAAGTCATCGAAGGGCTGGCCGGCAGCACTCTCAACCCGCAATTTGTTGAACGGTTCTCCTACTCACTCGGAACCTACCCGGTCGGCACCCTGGTCCGGCTTGACACCAATGAAATCGGTTTGGTTATGGAAGTCGGCAAAAAGAATCCGGACGACGTCTTCCTTAAGATCCTGTTCGGCAAGGTTGGTGAAAAGCTGCCCGATCCGTACATGCTTGAGCTCAGTGGTTCCGATGTCATCCGAATCACCGGCGAGGTCGATCCGTTTATCAAAGGGATTGAGGTGACGGATTACTTCACCAAGTAA
- a CDS encoding single-stranded DNA-binding protein: MSVNKVILVGNLGKDPELRYTSSGTAVATFSLATSERYKDRSGEQQEKTEWHNIVTWRNLAEICGKYLHKGKQIYIEGRIQTRSYDDRDGNKRYITEIVADQMQMLGSRGDDGGGRSRGGDDFDQRPEPQVEEPSFNPDDDIPF, translated from the coding sequence ATGTCGGTAAACAAGGTCATTCTGGTTGGAAATCTCGGCAAGGATCCGGAGCTGCGCTACACTTCATCCGGCACCGCCGTTGCCACGTTTTCACTGGCGACGTCAGAACGCTACAAGGACCGTAGTGGCGAGCAGCAGGAAAAAACCGAGTGGCACAACATCGTCACTTGGCGCAACCTGGCAGAAATCTGTGGAAAATACCTGCACAAGGGAAAACAGATCTATATCGAGGGGCGGATTCAGACCCGATCCTATGATGATCGCGATGGCAATAAGCGCTATATCACTGAAATCGTTGCCGATCAGATGCAGATGCTCGGTAGCCGGGGCGATGATGGCGGCGGTCGGAGCCGTGGCGGCGATGATTTCGACCAGCGCCCTGAACCGCAAGTTGAGGAACCGTCATTCAATCCGGATGACGATATTCCGTTCTGA
- a CDS encoding 1-acyl-sn-glycerol-3-phosphate acyltransferase, which produces MLRTIIFFGTYIPFTGLCILLAIMVSLCSTANRVHQVARWWGKVALWLGGVRIETTGSEHIEAHRPTIYMANHQSNFDIPILYSGLPIQFRWLAKKELFDVPFFGNAMQRAGYIPVDRGNRKRAIASMDYAADRIRQGASVIIFPEGTRSPDGNLLSFKKGGFMLALQSGAPIVPIAISGSRDLMPKNQLRIRGGTVNLTIFPAIDTTGLTENDRDHLIATVVSSISSAVTVSQEPVDA; this is translated from the coding sequence ATGCTCAGAACAATTATCTTTTTCGGGACTTACATCCCCTTCACCGGGCTCTGTATCCTGCTGGCGATCATGGTGTCGCTCTGCAGTACGGCAAACCGCGTCCATCAGGTTGCCAGATGGTGGGGCAAGGTGGCCCTCTGGCTCGGCGGTGTCCGGATTGAAACGACCGGCAGCGAGCACATCGAAGCGCATCGGCCAACTATTTATATGGCCAACCATCAGAGTAATTTCGATATCCCGATTCTCTACTCCGGCCTGCCAATCCAGTTCCGCTGGCTCGCCAAAAAGGAGTTGTTTGATGTCCCTTTCTTCGGCAACGCCATGCAGCGAGCCGGCTACATACCGGTCGACCGCGGCAACCGCAAACGGGCTATTGCCAGCATGGACTATGCGGCAGACAGGATACGTCAGGGAGCCTCGGTTATCATTTTCCCGGAAGGGACCCGTTCTCCTGACGGCAACCTGCTATCATTCAAAAAGGGTGGCTTCATGCTCGCCCTGCAGTCGGGAGCACCGATCGTTCCGATAGCAATCAGCGGCAGTCGCGATCTGATGCCGAAAAACCAGCTACGCATCCGCGGCGGCACGGTTAATCTGACAATTTTCCCGGCCATTGACACCACCGGCCTGACCGAGAACGATCGCGACCATTTGATAGCTACTGTTGTGTCTTCAATCTCTTCCGCAGTCACCGTTTCTCAGGAACCGGTCGATGCCTGA